The Podarcis muralis chromosome 14, rPodMur119.hap1.1, whole genome shotgun sequence nucleotide sequence CCGCCAGGGGCCGCCCTCCACCCCGGGGTGGCGCTCCAGGCCCCAAGGCCGCTACGGGGTCCGCTTCCGGTCGCGAAGGCGGAAGGGGCCTCTCCATCCGGCCCGGCTCGTCTCTATGGTGCCCTCCTTCCCCGGGAGCCGCCGGATCATCTCGCCCTTGGGCCGcccaaggagggaaggagggagggagaggcatggtgagtcggggggggggcggagagggggtAGGGAGGGGGGGTCCGGGAGCCCCTCGCCCGCCCCCCCTCGGGaaagggacccaggcgtccgagcAGTGCGCCCCGCCCCCGCTCAGCCCCACACGGAGGGGACCCTCGTGGCCTCCCCAGATCCCTCCCGCCTCCCTGGCCCCCGCCCCCTCCCTCGGAGCCCCAGgaagggacccaggcgtccggggctccctttgcccccccccccccgccgcctccgTTTTGCTTCTGTTAATTCCATTTGCTTCCCGTTGCCCAGAGAGAGACTTGGCGCCTCTCGAGTCTCTGGACCCCGGGGtcgcgggttcgagccccacgtgggGCGGAAATGTGtcagggggctgaactagatgacccccggggtcccttgaTGTGCGTGCAGCGTGAGCCCACCCCCCTACTTTGCCCTccgtccctccttccttcctcacctCCCTGGCCAGGGCTGAGCGAAGTCTCCAGCCTCCtgggcctcctcttcctcccccctcccccgccccgtgACCAGGGCTTCTTCCTCTGGGGCCACCCCCACCCTAaggacccgccccccccccggagagAGAACTTCAGGTCCCCACTAAGTGCCCCCCTTCCCGCAGCTTCCTGGCATCCCCATTCGGGGTTGGGGTGGGCCTTGCGCTGCCCCCCAAACGCCGAGCAGAGAGGCTTGGGGCGGGGGCTCAGTGGCCGTTGCCATCCGAGCACTGAAGGGGGCTGGTTCCCAAGGGCAGGAGCAAGCTGGTCAAGTGAGTGGCACAGCAACAAAGCAGGAAGGGGTGGCAACTGCCTGGCAAGTGCCCTGACCCTGGTGACTCTTTCCTTGGCAGGCCAAGTACCTGGCGCAGATCGTCCTCGTAGGGGTGCAGGTGGTGGGCAGAGCCTTTGCCCGGGCGCTGCGGCAGGAGTTCGCAGGTGAGtgtgttaatggagaaatctgaggactcccttggacaaaaaacaaggacaccagccaggaataccagagcaaaagagcagccaggacgcttggtctttattgaagactgtcgcgacaggactcccacctgccaccaggtggaacgagatggaagccccaacaaaagagcccccaaacttttattagctgctaatccccatgttacaccccccccccaaactacatcacggttacatcatgaaaggggaggtctggtggcagtaatgtgagtatcctggaccctgccccatggttctccttgccctccaccaaacacccatcaagtgtaacaaaagagatatttacatttcccagtttcccagccaagttcatcccacccttttgtcttcatctgggtttgttatttctggaacggCTACcggtctggcactcaggtatcaggaattatcactcaggcagaggggctgctgagctcacatgtctatatgaatttccgAAGTTTTCctagtgagccagtacatagatacattgatcagtgaattcttacatttggcattgtgcagcagaggccctttgaatagataggaagaaactgtggtgAAGTGTTTtgcggggacaaatcacaaaagtcacaaaagtgattgtgctgattttggtagtgggctgcatgtgcatgatatctgctggaggggcaaacccCCTAAAACCTATGCATAAATTCTTGCAACAAGTGCCATGTGGTTGCCCCTTCTCCTCTGCCATGCttcttggggggggcgggggggggagagacgctgTGGGCTGCCTCTCTTGCTCCCAGGTGCTTCGTTGACCTGGCGCAATGTGGCCCGTGGCTTTCCCTGTGGGGGGTCCCAAGTAGCTGTCACTGACGTCTCCCAAGTTCTGGGTCGGCCAACGCCAGCCTTGTGACCCTGGGCTGGGCAGCTCCCAAGGACAGCCCAGCTGGCAAGGCCACCCTGAGCCCGTTTGCGTCATGAGCACTGCCAGCCCCGCTGTCCAGAGTGGGGGAACCGAGAGGGGTAACCGAGGCCCTCTTTCCAAGCAGCCAGCCAAGCAGCGGCAGACGCGCGAGGGCGCTCAGGGCCTCAGTCGGAAGCAGCCTCCAGCATCTCTGGCCTCAGCCTGCAGGAGGCCCAGCAGATCCTCAACGTCTGCAAGCTCAACCCAGAGGACATTCAGAAGGTAAATACCAACTTTTCAGGCTTGCTGGGGAGAGTACAAGGCTCATTCCTTGGTGATTGAGACCCACAATTCTGCTTTCAGAGCTTTTGTATAGGGATACAGGAAACTgttctactgcaatgcgctctacgtagggctacctttgaaggtgatccggaaactacaattaatccacaatgtggcagctagattggtgactgggagtggccaccaggaccatataacaccggtcctgaaagacctacactggctcccagtacgtttccaagcacaattcaaagtgttggtgctgatcttgaaagccctaaacggcctcggtcctgtatacctgaaggagcatctccacccccatcgttcagcccagacactgaggtctagctccaagggccttctggtggttccctccctgcgagaagtgaagttacagggaaccaggcagagggccttctcagtggtggcacccgccctgtggaacaccctcttgtcagatgtcaaggaaataaacaactatctgactcttagaagacatctgaaggcagccctgtttagggaagtttttgatgtttgattgctttattattaataataattctgttttgagctgccccgagtggctggggaaacccagccagatgggcagggtataaagaataaataatagtagtaataataataataataataataataataataataataataatttataccaagtcagatcattggtccaccgAGCTCagagtcagtagagcatgagacagattttaatctcagggttgtttgAGCACCACATTGagcagaaagattcctgcaccGCAAGGGGTTTCggctcccaactctacaattctatgaatgtgTCCCACTGACAGACcacagcggctctccaggatttcaggccggagtctctcccagcccgacctggagatgccagtgagattgaaccagggaccttgcaGCCTTCTCCCATGTGGGCATTCGTGTTCCTTTGGGTCCCCCGGTCCCTGTGGAAACCTCACGAGGCACATTGGGAAGCAGGATTTCTCATAGGGCTAGAACTTAGTGGCTGATCCCAAAGCTGAGTCTCTTCACAACTGAGCCATGCAGCCTTCCTGCAGATGTTGCTTGTTTATTCCTTGGATTTATATCCCAGCATTTTTATTCCAAGGAGCTAGAGGTGGcctgcatggttctcccctcccccccccctatttaatCCACgcaccaaccctgtgaggtgggttgggctgagaggcagtagcccagtcacccagggagcttctgtGGCCagaatggggattcgaaccatggtctcccaggtccctgcCTGACACTCTTAAGCCCTACTCCACCCCTGGCCAGGATGGCTGCAACTGATGGGAGcccaagtccagcaacatcaagaAGGGCTGTGGAtcagtggaactccctgccacaagtcACCCCATGGCTTAGGTAGCTTCAAAAGATATTAATTAAAACTCACAGAGGAGGAAATGGCCACCCGTGCTTATTAGCCATGACAGTTAAATGGTACCTCCACCTgcagagaccagggggtggagtGCATGGCGGGGGCAGGGGGTCTTGTTTGTGGGCTCCCTGGAGGCCTCTAGCCAGCCAGCGAGGGGAGCAGAACGCTGGCCCTTTCCTTCCAGTCCAGCTGGGCTGCTCTCCTACTTCCCTTGGTCCACTGTTTTTCCCAGAGCGTGGCAGGGACGGGGCAATTAATCGTGCCGCTGGGCAGTTTGGTCATGCGCGTATTGTTTGCTTTTCCTTGGCAGAACTACGAGCATTTATTCAAGGTGAACGACAAATCCGTGGGGGGTTCTTTCTACCTGCAGTCCAAGGTGAGTTGGGGAGGTGGAACTGTGCTGGTGCCCCCTCCCCCTAGGAAGCCACAGGAAACTGCTCCTTCCCCTCACACGTAGAAGTTTGTATATATTTCtattaatgattattatttttaaagattgtgatttccccctatgtttttagctgttcttgttTTATCTGCAAGCTGCCAcgagtccctgtcagggattATCATCATCTATAATAATACAATAAGATTGTGCTTTCAGGGCTGGCAGTCCCTTAGGTGGAGGGGATACAATTAAGaggctttcctccctttcttgtaGCTTATTGGCAAGCTGAGCATCATTTTCAGAGATCCAAACTTACCCAAAATACATAAAATGCAGTGTGTCCTAAGTGTCAGCCTGAGCGACCTCTGCCCTGTGCCCACTTCCTTCTAGCCAAGCCCCTCATTTCCTTGGGGTTCCCAGAGATCAAAGAGGCCCCAAAGCCGggatttcctcctccacccctttTCCTTGCTTGCTCCTGAGCTGTTTTCAAAGCCCTCTGGCGGATGCCCTTGGCACAGCCGCTGCCCTCGCCCTCTGTGTGTGTTGGCCTCCTGCCGTCTTTttggagcaacagcagcagtttctGAGTGCCAAGTCTGTGCCCTGCAGGTGGTGAGAGCCAAGGAGCGCCTGGACGAAGAGCTGCGGATCCAGTCGCAGCAACGGCGAGAACAAGACGCAGAGCGCAAGCCAGACACGTAGCAGAGCCCACTCCCACCGGCCTCCCCCTCTAAAGTATAGCTAGCCAATAAATTGCCCTTGTGTAGCTTGGTGCTCTCGGCCTCGCAGTCTGTTGCCAGGGGGTGACTGgggggtgcagaatgcagcaccaGGGTGGGACCCACGGCAGGGGCTGGAGTGTCCCTCCTTCCCAGGAGTGGCTTCTCTGGCCAAGCAACAAACCTGCAATCTGCTTCCCAAAGCTTTCAGAGAGGCATTTGCCCAGACAGCTTGTTGCTCTCTGAAGAGTAGCCAGGCCTGTGGACTGACTGCAGTCGTCACCCGACTGCTAAGTCAGGGGCCCCCAAACAGGCCCGAGAGACTGcgctgcgcggctgcccacttccgggtcagagaagcaccggaaatagctggTGCACATGCgcgttatttccagtgcacatccaggtcggaggaggcccgcacacatgcacagaagtgatttctggtgctcctccgacgCAGGTGTGCCAGAAGTAGCGTGTTCGCACTTGTATGGGCACGTGCTCCCTCACCCTCCGGCCCACTGCACAATCAGCCCGAGGCGCggcaagtttgctgacccctgtgctaagtTCTGCACTCGCTGCTGCGTCAGAAGCATGCTGAACTGCCTGTGGGAGCCTGCAGGCAATTCCTAGGCAGCTCATCCCAACGCCTCACTTCTCTCCCGCAACTCCTCGCaggcagaaggccccaggctccATCCCTGGCCTGCCCTGGCAGAACTGGGAAAGGGCCTCCTCCTGATaccttgggcagctgctgccagttagggTTGACCGTGGAAGGGGAGCTCCAGTTTCAATCACACCTGGCCGCTGAGGGTGCTGGGAGTCCTTTTGCAGGGGAGCACAGGCACTTGTCCCTGATGCAGACAGTTCTCAGTTAGACGTGGCCAGGGCCTGTCTTCCTTGTCAGGAAGCAGCTTCCCTGAGGGCGGCAGAGGCAGGACGCAGGAAGCCATGCGCTGCTCCAGGAGGCAGGATCTGCTGTACCTTCAGTGCCAGAGTTTTGGTTTGGCTGAGCATGCAGAGcccagctctgtgtgtgtgttggtgtgcatGAAGTGCGCATTTAATGGAGCGTGTTTGTGATACTGTGTGTgcagaccagggtttcccaaatatGGGTCTCCGGttgtttttggaccacagttcccatcatccctgaccacttgtgcTGCTAGccacggatgatgggaattgtagtcccacaacTGCCGGAGACCCACATTTAGTGTGTGTACAGACGTATATCCCGTCCTCCTGCCCCACCCTCCCCAGGAGACAGACAGCAGGCAGCGCCGGGCAAAGTGTCAAGATCCACTTTTATTATTTCCGTCATAGTAGCCATCCTCTTGTCGCAGAGGCCTGGGTCGTAGCTTATCTCTTCCTGTCGTCAACTATGCTAACAGTGATGGAGGCAAGAGGGGCGGGGCGAAATCCAACAGAAACTACAATCGAAAGGCACTTAGAAACGGCTTAAAATACTGGCGGCCTGGAGTGAGCGACAACAGACGACGGGGAAGGAAACGGACACGTTCACCGGCTCGCAGGCCTGGTCAGTCAGCAAGGCGTGCTGGGTCAGGATCAGGCCCCGGGGCGCATGGGGCTCTGTGCATGTCCGGCCCTGTGCTCAGCCTTCTTCCACTGCGTGGCTGGGAGGCCAGCTCCCCTCGGCTGAGCGGCAGTGTGTGGTCCCAGGCGCCCCGGGCAGCGCTAGGGGGGCCTGGTGCAGGGCCTCCCCCCTGCCAGCacctgcaggggggggggtgcgtcAGAGGAAGGGGCAGCAGCAGGCCCAGGGAGCCTGCCTGCGTGGAAGCCCAGAGCAGGGGTCCCGCTGAAACAGCGGCGTGGAGAGGTATGTGGGGACCCCCTTGTACGGGGAGACTGGAGCGAAAAGCAGAGGGACCCCTCCAAATTAGGGAGGGCAGTCAAGGTGAAGTGGGCTCCTTCAGCAAAGAAGCGGGCGCttggggggagaagcagggggccttcctgctgctgctgggacgGGCAGCAAGGGTCCCCCCCCATCAGAAACCAAGATGCACAAACGAGAATAAGTGTGGCTTTCACAGCTGCCCCAGTCAGGAGGCcggagcagtgccccatttgcagtGGGTCCCTCCAGCCTCTACAGAAGACCCCCTTCTGGCCCTGTGAGTCAGCCCCCAGCCTCAGCCAATGGGTGTGACTGGCAACCCCTCAGGTCTTGCTCCTCTTGGCTCTTTTGCCAATAGGACGGGTTTGTGCTGCTAATATTGGCCCCATCCCACTGCCAGACCCAATTGGGGACTGCTtggcttcctgcccccccccccaacaaagcaGGTATATTGTCTGagcaatccttacaacagccctgttggGTGGGACAGTTTGACGACAGACCCATTCTGCAGGTGGAGACAGGGGCATTAAAGGACTGGGCAGCCTTTGCTGGAGGTGAGATGCAGTCTCCATCCCTCCTGGTTTCTGCTCCTCTCCCCTGCATTGGTGCccggacgtgggggggggggagtcctgttcCTCAGATCCTGGGGCCTTCCCAACCCCTCCTGTCtccaagggagggagggggctcccTGGACCCTCTGCCTTGGGGGCAAGCTGTGTCTCCAGAGGGCTTTTCCTGGAGGAAGCACAAACCAGCCAACCTCCCTGCTCCTTCTGGGCCCCATCTATCAACACAGATCTTGGCCAGAGGAAACTGATGGGGGAGATGTCCTTGCCTGctggggagctgggggggggggctcttgggtGGGAGAAGAACCAAGGAAGGCTTGTCAGCTGCTGTCCCCACGCAAGGCCATCTCAGGCCGGGAGATTTGCAGGTCAGCTTTGAAACATCCGGAACGGCTAATAGGGGGAAGTGAATATTTCAGTTCCTCCacgtcagttgggggggggggaggcagaagaaGGGCTGGTGAGCGGCACAGCCGTTGGGTGTGCCTTGTCAGTCGGGGGGTTGGGGGCTGAGCCAGGAAAAGGCCTGGCTGCTTTTGTTCAgtaagagagatggaggcagctgAACCCCAGGGGGGGGCAGCACCTCTAatctcagctggggggggggctctccttcCCTGAACAGCAGCCAAGTGCTGGAAGCGGAAGACCCCCGAGCCAACAGGTACAGAGGGGAGGCCAGTAGACTGGGGGTGTGGAGGGGCTGGCAGCAGAGAAGCCGGCATGTCGGGGGGCGCTAAGAGGCGCTCTGGCAtgagatggagagagaaagagccagcGCCCTCCTTTTCTGTATGCAGAGGGCGAAGGCCCTGGACCCGCTGCAGGGACCACAAAGGGTCCTCTAGGCCAACCCCGCGATGCCTGTGTGGAGGTAGCTGAGGGGGGCCAGAAGGGGGGGGTCACGGCTGCTGCTCAGGGAAATGCTGCTTATTGCTTTGTTCAGGAGAGCCAGGCTCCTCCGTCGTGGGTGTCCAGGAAGCCGAGGGGATTGGCCAGCCCCAGCAgccatagcgggggggggggagagatggggtgtgtgtgtgtctggtgggtgggggaagagaggggggcaCCTTTCGGCGCAGGCCAGAAGCTCCTCCAGAGCTGCCTGGGGTCCTCTGCTGGCCACGGCCGGTCCCAGATTCCCCCCATCCCCCGTCCTTGGTGTGGGTCGCCACCCCCCTTCAGTTCACCACAGCTTGCTTCAGCAACACGGAGCCTGTGGGGATGACCACCCAACCAGGCGGCAGGCCATCCGAGCTGCCCGCCGAGTTCATGCCGGTGGAGAGGTCTAGGGCGCCCCCCGcaggcagcagcgagaggccctcTGCGCCTGCCCGGCCCCGCTCAGTCCTCCCGCTGGCTTCCTTGCAGCTCTGCGGCGGCCCCTGCCCACCCCCGCCGCCTTTGCCTGGCCGGGCCACGCTCCTCTCGGGCAGGGCCTTGGCGGAGGCGGCCCCCGCCAGCAAGGAGACGACGGGCAGCCCCAGGCTGCTGGCAGCGAAGGGCGAGGCGAGGAGGGGGTTCTTGGCCAGGTTGAGGGGCGCCAGGACGGGGCTGTGGAGGCCGGCCAGCCCCCCGCAGGCCAGGGCGCTGAGGTCCAGTGGGGCGGGGGCCAGCGGGAGGG carries:
- the PAM16 gene encoding mitochondrial import inner membrane translocase subunit TIM16, with translation MAKYLAQIVLVGVQVVGRAFARALRQEFAASQAAADARGRSGPQSEAASSISGLSLQEAQQILNVCKLNPEDIQKNYEHLFKVNDKSVGGSFYLQSKVVRAKERLDEELRIQSQQRREQDAERKPDT